The following are encoded together in the Jaculus jaculus isolate mJacJac1 chromosome 3, mJacJac1.mat.Y.cur, whole genome shotgun sequence genome:
- the Tex12 gene encoding testis-expressed protein 12 — MMANHLVKSDSRNCKRPREVETQVPDSPQLSSHGKLDSSFSECSPESLEKDLSDIGKEINLLLSTYARTLSERAAVDASYIDEIDGLFKEANTIENFLVQKRELLKQRFTMIANTLHR, encoded by the exons ATGATGGCAAATCATCTTGTAAAATCTGATTCTAGAAATTGTAAGAGACCAAGAGAAGTGGAG ACTCAAGTACCAGATAGTCCACAGCTATCCTCTCATGGAAAATTGGACTCATCTTTTTCTGAATGTTCTCCAGAATCCCTGGAGAAAGACTTGAGTG atataGGCAAGGAAATTAATCTGCTGTTATCTACATATGCAAGGACTTTAAG TGAGAGAGCAGCAGTAGATGCATCTTACATTGATGAGATAGATGGACTCTTCAAAGAAGCCAATACtattgaaaactttctagtacAAAAAAGAGAGCTCCTGAAACAGAGGTTTACAATGATTGCAAATACACTGCACAGATAA